A genomic segment from Nodularia sphaerocarpa UHCC 0038 encodes:
- a CDS encoding 2'-5' RNA ligase family protein — protein sequence MSRFFIALLPPQHIQDYANEIKQHFADHYASRGAQKSPPHITLQPPFEWSDANIPQLEASLKEFANKQHSIPITLNGFAAFPPRVIYIDVVKSQALLTLQADLMAYVENNLEIVDKTSQTRPFTPHLTVAFRDLTKQNFRLAWPEFVQRSLDFNFMAENLTLLLHDGQRWNIKSEFVFCSNV from the coding sequence ATGAGCCGTTTTTTCATTGCCCTTTTACCACCACAGCATATTCAGGATTACGCTAACGAGATTAAACAGCACTTCGCTGACCATTATGCCAGTCGTGGGGCGCAAAAGTCGCCGCCTCATATTACCTTGCAACCCCCTTTTGAATGGTCAGATGCTAACATTCCACAGCTAGAAGCATCCCTGAAAGAGTTTGCTAATAAACAACATTCAATACCAATTACACTCAACGGTTTTGCAGCTTTTCCGCCCCGTGTCATATACATAGATGTAGTTAAAAGTCAAGCACTTTTGACATTGCAAGCTGATTTAATGGCTTATGTAGAAAATAACTTAGAAATTGTCGATAAAACGTCTCAAACTCGCCCCTTTACCCCCCATCTCACAGTTGCGTTTCGGGATTTAACAAAGCAGAATTTTAGACTTGCTTGGCCGGAATTTGTCCAACGTTCCTTAGACTTTAACTTTATGGCGGAAAATTTAACACTCCTACTTCATGACGGTCAGCGTTGGAATATTAAATCAGAGTTTGTTTTCTGTTCAAATGTCTAG
- a CDS encoding glycoside hydrolase 100 family protein translates to MTAIDKNDQQDTQAWKLLEESIIYYKGKPIGTVAAHDPELDALNYDQCFFRDFVPSALVFLMAGKPEIVRNFLVETLKLQSHEKQMDCFEPGAGLMPASFKVEHKGDEEFLVADFGEHAIARVPPIDSCMWWIILLRAYEKSTGDVELARQPDFQAGIKLILDLCLVHRFSMYPTILVPDGAFMIDRRMGVYEHPLEIQVLFYAALIASRELLLPSEDSATYITKVNGRLGALKYHVRNYYWIDLQRLSEIYRYKGDEFGKEVANKFNIYPESIPHWLTEWLPEEGGYLAGNLGPGRMDFRFFALGNLMAILSSLASDAESESIMNLFAERWHDLMGYMPVKICYPALEGLEWRMTTGCDPKNTAWSYHNGGNWPVLLWLFVAAAQKIGRVELAEKAIAIVEKRLITDKYPEYYDGKNGRLIGREARLYQTWSIAGLIAAKQFMSDPEQIKLISFAEISDSLGCSL, encoded by the coding sequence ATGACTGCAATTGACAAGAATGATCAGCAAGATACACAAGCCTGGAAGCTGCTGGAAGAATCGATCATTTATTACAAAGGTAAACCCATTGGGACTGTAGCCGCCCATGACCCGGAATTAGATGCACTCAATTATGATCAATGCTTTTTCCGTGATTTTGTGCCTTCGGCTTTGGTGTTTCTCATGGCGGGTAAACCAGAAATTGTCCGTAATTTCTTAGTAGAAACACTGAAATTACAAAGTCATGAAAAGCAAATGGACTGCTTTGAACCAGGTGCAGGATTAATGCCTGCTAGTTTTAAAGTAGAACACAAAGGTGATGAAGAATTTTTAGTGGCTGATTTTGGTGAACACGCGATCGCTCGTGTTCCTCCTATAGACTCTTGTATGTGGTGGATTATCCTCCTCCGGGCTTATGAGAAATCTACAGGGGATGTGGAACTGGCACGTCAGCCAGATTTTCAAGCAGGAATCAAGTTAATTTTGGATCTTTGTTTGGTGCATCGGTTTTCCATGTACCCGACAATCTTGGTTCCCGATGGCGCGTTTATGATTGATCGTCGCATGGGAGTCTACGAACATCCACTAGAAATACAAGTATTATTTTATGCTGCTCTGATTGCCTCGCGGGAATTGCTGTTACCAAGTGAAGATAGTGCTACTTACATTACCAAGGTGAATGGGCGATTAGGCGCATTAAAATATCACGTCCGCAACTATTATTGGATAGACCTCCAGCGATTGAGTGAAATTTATCGCTATAAAGGTGACGAGTTTGGTAAAGAAGTCGCCAACAAGTTCAATATTTACCCAGAATCAATTCCCCATTGGTTAACCGAGTGGCTACCTGAAGAGGGAGGCTATTTAGCCGGGAATCTTGGCCCTGGAAGGATGGATTTTCGCTTTTTTGCTTTAGGAAATCTCATGGCGATTTTGTCTTCCTTAGCCAGTGATGCTGAATCGGAAAGCATCATGAATTTATTTGCTGAACGTTGGCACGATTTAATGGGTTATATGCCTGTTAAAATCTGCTATCCGGCTTTAGAAGGTTTAGAGTGGCGGATGACTACTGGCTGTGACCCGAAAAATACGGCTTGGTCTTATCATAATGGTGGTAACTGGCCAGTTTTGCTGTGGTTATTTGTGGCGGCTGCTCAAAAAATTGGTCGTGTAGAACTTGCCGAAAAGGCGATCGCCATTGTGGAAAAACGGTTAATTACCGATAAATATCCTGAATATTACGATGGTAAAAATGGTCGTCTCATTGGTAGAGAAGCCCGACTGTATCAAACTTGGAGTATCGCCGGATTAATCGCCGCCAAACAGTTTATGTCCGACCCTGAACAAATAAAACTCATCAGTTTCGCTGAAATTAGCGATAGTTTAGGTTGTAGCCTTTAA
- a CDS encoding ABC transporter ATP-binding protein, whose protein sequence is MSSYQSLNKSDTDNRANNSDWRLFLRLLPYARRSRRLLTLAIVLLIPIALANAVQPLLIGQVISLIRDEPNTYEFLRNRPLSQGLNILQVLIVIAIVIRLVLTGFQGYLLQKLGQKITAAIRQDLFHHVTSLAVRFFDRTPIGKLITRLTSDVEVLGDVFSTGAIGIVSNVLSMLVIIGIMFSIEWKLACLLLVILLPITWLIIYFQQQYRKANSKAREELSTLNSQLQENVVGMNIVQLFRRERFNADLFRHANQRYTQQVDQTILYDSAVSATLEWIGLIAIAGVLLLGGWLLLGQSLSFGVLAAFILYAQRLFDPLREFAEKFTVIQAGFTSIERITDILDEPIEIRDGSNQRFSISDPNSGYMENIVTNMESQDFDPTPELGEIRFEHVWFAYKEDDYVIKDLDFVIHPGEKIALVGPTGAGKSSIIRLLCRLYEPTKGRILLDGVDIRELPQADLRRYMAVILQEGFLFAGDVKSNISLGDNYTFAQIQQAASKTNIAEFIEQLPQGYDTQLRQRGTNISTGQKQLLAFARAAIRNPQILVLDEATASLDVSTETLVQEALNQLLVKRTAIIIAHRLSTIRNVNRIFVLKRGELIEQGSHDELLQQEGLYATLHNLQMLGS, encoded by the coding sequence ATGAGCAGCTACCAATCTTTAAACAAATCCGACACAGACAACCGCGCGAATAACAGTGACTGGCGGTTATTTTTACGACTATTGCCTTACGCCCGTCGCAGTAGACGACTGTTGACACTGGCAATTGTACTACTAATACCAATCGCATTAGCCAACGCAGTGCAACCACTGCTGATTGGACAGGTTATTTCTCTGATTCGCGATGAACCCAACACTTATGAATTTCTCAGGAATCGTCCCTTATCCCAAGGGTTAAATATCCTGCAAGTATTAATCGTGATTGCCATTGTGATCAGACTGGTATTAACTGGTTTTCAGGGTTATCTACTACAGAAACTAGGGCAAAAAATCACGGCTGCAATTCGCCAAGATTTATTTCATCACGTCACATCTTTAGCGGTGCGTTTTTTTGACCGCACACCCATAGGTAAATTAATTACTCGACTGACCAGCGATGTGGAAGTATTGGGAGATGTATTTTCCACTGGGGCGATTGGCATTGTGTCCAATGTGTTGAGTATGCTGGTGATCATCGGGATCATGTTTTCCATTGAGTGGAAACTCGCTTGTTTGCTACTGGTGATACTGCTGCCAATTACCTGGTTAATTATTTACTTTCAGCAACAGTACCGCAAAGCCAATTCCAAAGCACGGGAAGAACTTTCGACTTTAAATTCCCAGTTACAAGAAAATGTAGTTGGGATGAATATCGTGCAGTTATTCCGACGAGAACGATTTAATGCTGATTTGTTTCGTCACGCCAACCAACGCTACACCCAGCAAGTAGATCAAACCATTCTTTATGATTCGGCTGTTTCAGCAACTTTGGAATGGATTGGACTAATTGCGATCGCCGGAGTACTTTTACTAGGTGGTTGGTTACTTTTAGGACAATCCCTGAGCTTCGGAGTTTTAGCTGCATTTATCTTATATGCCCAGCGATTATTTGACCCTTTAAGAGAGTTTGCCGAAAAATTCACCGTCATTCAAGCTGGTTTTACCTCCATTGAACGCATTACCGACATTTTAGATGAACCCATAGAAATCCGCGATGGTAGTAATCAGCGCTTTTCCATCTCTGATCCAAATTCTGGCTATATGGAGAATATAGTTACTAATATGGAATCGCAAGATTTCGATCCTACTCCAGAATTGGGAGAAATTCGGTTTGAACACGTCTGGTTTGCCTACAAAGAGGATGATTATGTCATTAAAGACTTAGACTTTGTGATTCATCCTGGTGAAAAAATAGCCTTAGTCGGACCCACCGGCGCGGGAAAAAGTTCGATTATTCGGCTTTTGTGCCGTCTTTATGAACCCACCAAAGGACGCATTTTACTAGATGGCGTAGATATCCGCGAGTTACCACAAGCAGACTTACGGCGCTATATGGCCGTAATTTTGCAAGAAGGCTTTTTGTTTGCTGGTGATGTCAAAAGCAATATCAGTTTAGGAGACAATTACACTTTTGCACAAATTCAACAAGCTGCTAGTAAAACAAATATTGCTGAGTTTATTGAACAATTACCCCAAGGCTATGATACTCAACTGCGACAACGAGGTACAAATATTTCTACTGGTCAAAAGCAACTTTTAGCCTTTGCGCGTGCAGCAATTCGTAATCCGCAAATTTTGGTGCTGGATGAAGCTACTGCTAGTTTAGATGTGAGTACAGAAACTTTAGTACAAGAGGCATTAAACCAACTTTTAGTGAAACGTACTGCCATTATTATCGCTCACCGCTTGTCTACAATTCGCAATGTAAATCGCATTTTTGTGTTGAAACGAGGTGAATTAATAGAACAAGGTAGCCATGATGAATTGTTACAGCAAGAAGGACTCTATGCTACTTTACATAATTTGCAAATGTTGGGTTCTTAA
- a CDS encoding sucrase ferredoxin, with protein MNTFFCSDHAREVGEDIISSATNYETYILVECPQPWAYDAFQSKWVPNNLQVLIEEVRRAKLSVRFLLIANNYSHKVDYTTLLIYQQQQGLSHGYQKYEFKLPHIEQVAGVVKQCLWNKIPNHEIETNITRDILVCTHGSHDQCCARYGSPFYFQASGIIADLELDNVRIWKSSHFGGHRFAPTAIDLPDGRYYGVLNPESFRSILTRTGDIQSLRKVYRGWGILPTSVQILERELMLHHGWNWFNYKVAGKIIEQSLDNNTILAELSFEDLSGSLFIYQAKLVRDQTRTLEIKGSCNAKENSVFVKYAVESIGLVCKKVATCSN; from the coding sequence ATGAATACTTTTTTTTGTTCTGACCATGCGCGAGAAGTAGGAGAAGATATTATTAGCAGTGCGACAAATTATGAAACATATATTTTGGTCGAATGTCCTCAACCCTGGGCTTATGATGCTTTTCAATCGAAATGGGTACCCAATAATTTACAGGTTTTAATAGAGGAAGTCCGCCGTGCTAAATTATCCGTGAGATTTCTGTTAATTGCTAATAATTATTCACACAAAGTAGACTACACAACCCTGTTGATTTATCAACAACAACAGGGTTTGAGTCATGGATACCAAAAATATGAGTTTAAGTTACCACACATTGAACAAGTCGCCGGGGTGGTAAAACAATGTTTATGGAACAAAATCCCCAACCATGAAATAGAGACAAATATCACCAGAGATATTTTAGTATGTACCCACGGTAGTCATGATCAGTGTTGTGCGAGATATGGGAGTCCTTTTTATTTCCAAGCTAGCGGCATTATAGCTGATTTAGAATTAGATAATGTGCGAATTTGGAAATCCAGTCATTTTGGTGGACATCGATTTGCACCAACAGCGATAGATTTGCCAGATGGTAGATATTATGGTGTTCTCAATCCCGAATCATTTCGCTCAATTTTAACCCGTACAGGTGATATCCAAAGCCTGAGAAAAGTCTATAGAGGCTGGGGAATTTTACCAACTTCGGTGCAAATCTTAGAAAGAGAATTAATGCTGCACCACGGATGGAATTGGTTTAATTACAAAGTAGCGGGAAAAATCATTGAGCAAAGTTTAGACAACAATACAATATTAGCCGAGTTAAGTTTTGAAGACCTCTCTGGGTCTCTATTTATTTACCAAGCAAAACTCGTCAGAGACCAAACAAGGACACTAGAAATAAAGGGTTCTTGCAACGCCAAAGAAAATTCCGTATTTGTCAAATATGCGGTAGAGAGTATCGGGCTTGTCTGTAAGAAAGTAGCAACTTGCAGTAACTAA
- a CDS encoding exopolysaccharide biosynthesis protein, whose amino-acid sequence MARLSQELQRYFFDEDRTAQVTLAEILLLAKERVFGFLLVILSLPSALPVPAPGYSTPFGVLIFLLAIQLIVGAKIPWLPQKMLNHPIKLETVQKFLKAGNPWLQKIEAIARPRLTYICTTLPGKVTIGMAIALMAISMIIPIPGTNTLPAIGVFVTSFGLLEDDGAISLGGLVICLIGGISSISILIAVVWGGSSLLDLIKTWLGL is encoded by the coding sequence ATGGCTAGACTATCCCAAGAGTTACAACGCTATTTTTTTGACGAAGACCGCACCGCACAAGTAACTTTGGCAGAGATTCTGCTGCTAGCCAAGGAACGAGTTTTTGGGTTTTTGCTGGTGATTTTGTCTCTTCCTTCAGCTTTACCCGTTCCTGCGCCTGGTTACTCGACTCCTTTCGGTGTTCTGATTTTTTTACTGGCTATACAGCTGATTGTGGGGGCTAAAATTCCCTGGCTACCCCAAAAAATGCTCAATCATCCCATTAAACTGGAAACAGTCCAGAAGTTTTTGAAGGCGGGAAATCCTTGGTTGCAAAAGATTGAAGCGATCGCCCGACCGCGTTTGACCTATATTTGTACTACTCTACCAGGTAAAGTCACCATTGGGATGGCGATCGCCTTAATGGCCATTTCCATGATTATTCCCATTCCCGGAACCAACACCCTCCCAGCTATCGGAGTTTTCGTAACTAGCTTTGGCTTACTAGAAGATGATGGTGCGATTAGCTTAGGAGGTTTAGTTATCTGTCTGATTGGGGGAATTTCCAGTATTTCCATTTTGATAGCAGTGGTTTGGGGTGGTTCTAGTCTTCTGGATTTAATCAAGACTTGGCTGGGGCTTTAA
- a CDS encoding SAM-dependent methyltransferase, translated as MIDTNQLQEIEKHIPLIGDINNKNPLAYQATRGAVEVVNTVQMAIAEAYINGLEIPDSTLRTLFDTCMPVFFKYFPSLLAPYEWVLKETDHIAEGSRDLMKIQYDLPQAMLNRMLGEGKLIYPKYSMGLWEKGALNLEQSQIDMIDDVIEKLDIQDGDHILDFGCGWGCVPNYILSKFPNVKVTGLNLSHEQCEYMRQKMQDPESFLSSGRFILFEGDLNDANFETKFDKILSIGVFCHVGNLTNSFEKLASFLKDNGKVFIHIITVRTPNNISSAYTHKYIFPHGRYWNYDAVPSHKKNLKTVRRWYLNGSNYSQTFATWLNNFDNHQETVKHLNYGIEYAKFRRIWRFYLIWFVRNFASCDGEYNGNGQYLMVHS; from the coding sequence ATGATTGATACTAATCAATTACAAGAAATTGAAAAACACATACCTCTCATAGGAGATATAAATAACAAAAATCCATTAGCATATCAAGCAACCCGTGGAGCCGTCGAGGTAGTGAATACAGTGCAAATGGCCATAGCAGAGGCTTACATTAACGGATTAGAAATTCCTGACTCAACTCTGCGAACACTTTTTGATACTTGTATGCCTGTTTTCTTCAAATATTTTCCTTCCCTTTTAGCACCTTATGAATGGGTATTAAAAGAAACCGATCATATTGCCGAAGGTTCAAGAGATTTAATGAAAATTCAGTATGATTTACCTCAAGCCATGCTGAATAGGATGTTAGGTGAGGGAAAACTTATTTATCCTAAATACAGTATGGGATTATGGGAAAAAGGAGCATTAAACCTGGAACAATCACAGATAGATATGATCGATGATGTGATTGAGAAATTAGATATCCAGGATGGAGACCATATATTAGACTTTGGCTGTGGTTGGGGATGCGTTCCCAATTATATTCTGTCTAAATTTCCTAATGTCAAGGTAACTGGGCTGAATTTGAGCCACGAGCAATGTGAATATATGCGCCAGAAGATGCAAGACCCTGAAAGCTTCCTCAGTTCAGGCAGATTCATCTTATTTGAAGGAGATTTAAATGATGCCAATTTTGAGACAAAATTTGACAAAATACTGTCTATAGGAGTTTTCTGCCATGTGGGTAATTTAACTAACTCCTTTGAAAAATTAGCTTCTTTTCTCAAGGATAATGGTAAGGTTTTTATTCACATTATTACAGTTCGTACCCCTAACAATATCTCTAGTGCTTACACACACAAATACATTTTCCCCCACGGTAGATATTGGAATTACGATGCAGTTCCTAGCCATAAAAAGAATCTGAAAACCGTGAGAAGATGGTATTTAAATGGTTCTAATTACTCACAAACATTTGCCACATGGCTAAATAATTTTGACAATCATCAAGAAACCGTAAAGCACTTAAATTATGGGATTGAGTATGCGAAATTTCGCCGGATATGGAGATTTTATCTGATATGGTTTGTGAGAAATTTTGCCAGTTGTGATGGTGAATATAATGGCAATGGTCAATATTTAATGGTGCATAGCTAA
- the murQ gene encoding N-acetylmuramic acid 6-phosphate etherase — MTNLQSRGYLLTEQVNPDSLNLDQLSSLELVDLFNREDEKAVAAVAAAQIQLAQAIDLAAERLSQGGRLFYVGAGTSGRLGVLDASECPPTFCTPPELVQGIIAGGAGALVRSSEDLEDRTEDGEAAIAQRHITQLDVVVGITAGGTTPFVHGALNASRQRGARTIFIACVPTEQVRFDADVDIRLLTGPEILAGSTRLKAGTATKLALNILSTGVMVKLGKVYGNRMVDVAVTNQKLRDRALQMLQDLTGLSREAAGFLLERSGKWVKLALLMHWTGLEKAAGDRLLAEHQGNLRVAIASYKNDKPL, encoded by the coding sequence ATGACAAATTTACAGTCACGGGGCTATCTTTTAACTGAGCAGGTAAATCCTGATAGTCTTAACTTAGACCAACTCAGTTCTCTGGAGTTGGTGGATTTGTTTAATCGCGAAGACGAAAAAGCTGTGGCGGCGGTGGCGGCGGCTCAAATTCAGTTGGCTCAAGCCATTGATTTGGCGGCGGAACGTTTGAGCCAGGGAGGACGTTTATTTTATGTTGGGGCGGGGACAAGTGGCAGGTTAGGGGTGTTAGACGCGTCTGAATGTCCACCTACTTTCTGTACGCCTCCAGAGTTGGTACAGGGCATTATTGCGGGTGGTGCTGGTGCATTGGTACGCAGTTCTGAAGATTTAGAAGACCGTACCGAAGATGGTGAGGCGGCGATCGCACAACGACACATTACGCAATTAGATGTAGTAGTCGGTATTACCGCCGGTGGCACAACTCCTTTTGTCCACGGAGCGCTTAACGCCTCTCGTCAAAGGGGCGCTAGGACTATTTTTATTGCCTGTGTACCTACCGAGCAAGTACGCTTTGATGCTGATGTTGATATTCGCTTATTAACTGGCCCAGAAATCCTCGCGGGTTCAACTCGCTTAAAAGCTGGTACAGCCACAAAGCTAGCTTTAAATATCCTGTCCACTGGGGTAATGGTGAAGCTGGGAAAAGTTTACGGTAATCGCATGGTGGATGTAGCGGTAACAAATCAAAAGTTACGCGATCGCGCTTTACAGATGTTACAAGACTTAACAGGTTTAAGTCGGGAAGCTGCTGGTTTTTTACTAGAACGCAGTGGGAAATGGGTGAAACTAGCATTGCTGATGCACTGGACAGGCTTAGAAAAAGCAGCAGGCGATCGCTTGCTTGCAGAACACCAAGGTAATCTCAGAGTAGCTATCGCCAGTTACAAAAATGACAAACCACTTTAA
- a CDS encoding DUF3110 domain-containing protein, whose amino-acid sequence MITPMRVFVLIFNAHTENEGIHSIRVADASSSQPGAVRNKILMFESEDDALRFALLLEAQDFPTPTVEMLDAEEIKGFCESAGYEWEIVPANSDLILPPEMNLENTDWQAEAEEEDTDEDSYRSNEVPSAAPEMSDSELENMRRKLEGLL is encoded by the coding sequence ATGATTACACCAATGCGTGTTTTTGTGCTAATTTTCAATGCTCACACAGAAAATGAGGGGATTCACTCAATTCGGGTGGCAGATGCTTCGTCATCGCAGCCAGGGGCTGTACGCAATAAAATTTTGATGTTTGAGTCAGAAGATGACGCTTTGCGCTTTGCTCTGTTACTGGAAGCTCAAGATTTCCCTACGCCTACAGTGGAAATGCTCGATGCTGAGGAAATTAAGGGGTTTTGTGAAAGTGCTGGTTATGAATGGGAAATTGTTCCGGCTAACAGCGATTTAATTTTACCCCCAGAAATGAATTTGGAAAATACTGACTGGCAAGCTGAAGCTGAAGAGGAGGATACTGATGAGGATAGCTACCGTTCTAACGAAGTACCATCAGCCGCACCAGAAATGTCTGATTCTGAATTAGAAAATATGCGTCGCAAATTGGAAGGTTTGTTGTGA